CGTGATTATAGTCCTGATATACTATCCTGACATATCCAGAGTCATATTTGAAGTGGCATCAGCTTTAAGTAACGTAGGACTTAGCTCTGGTATAATAACAGCAGATTCTCCAGCGGTTGTTAAAATAGTTTTCATCATAAACTTCTGGATGGGCAGGCTTGAAATATGGCCAGTGCTGCTATTTATAACAATTACGATTAACAATATAGTAAGAAGATAGAAATTTCTCTCATTTTAATTTTAAATTAAGTTTCCATACTATTAAGAAATTTTTAAGTATTAGATTAAATAGAAATAATTTATCGATTTATAACTGAATTAAAGCTAAAACAATCAATATCAGCACTTAGAGAATAATATGTACATTAAATACGGGTTAAATGACCGGCCAAAAAAGACTGAAATGATATTTTTTGGATTGCAGTGGCTTGCAGTTACCATTCCATCCATTATAATCATTGGAAACATACTTGGAATTTTTGGAAGTGATGGAAGTTTTATTCCTTATTTACAGAAAATATTTCTTCTTACAGGCTTTTTAATCTTAATACAGGTACTCTGGGGGCATAAACTTCCACTGGTAATAGGACCAGCAGCTGTACTTCTTGTTGGAATACTTACAAGCCTTGATCATGGTCTTGGAGCTATAAATTCTTCCATAGCCATAGGAGGTTTAATCTTAATGCTTCTTGCTCTAAGCGGTCTTATTAAACATGCAGAAAAGCTTTTCACATCCCGGGTGATCATGGTAATCTTGATGCTCATCGCCTTTACCCTTATTCCTCCCATAATCAACCTTTTAAGTTCTGCAGGAACAGTCCCTCCAAATTACAATTTCCTATTTGTCATGCTGTTTATTTTGACCATTTTTACAGCACATACCCTGACAAGAGGCGTTTTAAAATCACTGCTACCATTAATAGCCATATTTGCGGGTAGTTTAGCTTATTGTGCAATATTTAAGACTTATAATTCTTTTAACTCTAATTTAGTTATTTTTGGACTTCCACAAAGCTTTTTAGGCCCGCTTTCCAT
Above is a genomic segment from Methanobacterium sp. containing:
- a CDS encoding solute carrier family 23 protein; this translates as MYIKYGLNDRPKKTEMIFFGLQWLAVTIPSIIIIGNILGIFGSDGSFIPYLQKIFLLTGFLILIQVLWGHKLPLVIGPAAVLLVGILTSLDHGLGAINSSIAIGGLILMLLALSGLIKHAEKLFTSRVIMVILMLIAFTLIPPIINLLSSAGTVPPNYNFLFVMLFILTIFTAHTLTRGVLKSLLPLIAIFAGSLAYCAIFKTYNSFNSNLVIFGLPQSFLGPLSIPDIGLVISFLISFLALAINDISSMQSVGFLLKARNIQKRVKKGVSITGAGNIFAGLLGVVGPVNYSLSPGIIVATQNASRFTLIPAAAGLLILAFSPAALGVLTAIPSPVIGVILLYLMTAQIGAAMMLSVENKTFRSVDDGIIVGLPLLLGTVIAFLPLSVTSEIPLIIKPIITNGFVVGALTVLFLEHVLYRRNLSLIYLTSKFK